One part of the Mesorhizobium sp. M4B.F.Ca.ET.058.02.1.1 genome encodes these proteins:
- the purF gene encoding amidophosphoribosyltransferase: MADAGDVLSAEADDHFHDECGVFGIFGRQDAAAIVTLGLHALQHRGQEAAGIVSYDGSQFHVERHVGLIGDTFTKQRVIDSLQGNRAIGHTRYATTGGAGLRNIQPFFAELSEGGLAVAHNGNLTNALTVQRALQKQGSIFSSTSDTETLLHLVATSKERDLNSRFIDAVRQVEGAFSLVAMTAKKMIGCRDPLGIRPLVLGDLDGAWILASETCALDIIGARFVRDIKPGEMVVITSKGIESLFPFEPQKTRFCIFEYVYFARPDSSVEGRNVYEVRKRIGAELAQENPVEADIVVPVPDSGTPAAIGFSQAAGIPFELGIIRNHYVGRTFIQPGDSIRHMGVKLKHNANRRMIEGKRVVLVDDSIVRGTTSQKIVQMVRDAGAREVHMRIASPPTSASCFYGVDTPEKSKLLASRMSVEEMAEFIRVDSLGFLSIDGLYRAVGEARRDNDQPQFCDACFTGQYPTRLLDFEGHDNVRTLSLLATSGA; this comes from the coding sequence ATGGCAGACGCAGGCGACGTGCTATCCGCCGAGGCCGACGACCATTTCCACGACGAATGCGGCGTGTTCGGCATTTTCGGCCGGCAGGACGCGGCGGCAATCGTCACGCTGGGCCTGCACGCCCTCCAGCATCGCGGCCAGGAAGCCGCCGGCATCGTTTCCTATGACGGCAGCCAGTTCCATGTCGAACGCCATGTCGGCCTGATCGGCGACACCTTCACCAAGCAGCGCGTCATCGACAGCCTGCAAGGCAACCGCGCCATCGGCCATACGCGCTACGCCACCACCGGCGGCGCCGGCCTGCGCAACATCCAACCCTTCTTCGCCGAACTCTCCGAGGGCGGTCTCGCCGTCGCCCACAACGGCAACCTCACCAATGCGCTGACGGTGCAGCGCGCGCTGCAGAAGCAGGGCTCGATCTTTTCCTCGACCTCCGACACCGAAACGCTGCTGCATCTGGTCGCCACCAGCAAGGAGCGCGACCTGAACTCGCGCTTCATCGACGCGGTGCGCCAGGTCGAGGGCGCCTTCTCGCTGGTAGCCATGACGGCCAAGAAGATGATCGGCTGCCGCGATCCGCTGGGCATCCGGCCGCTGGTGCTGGGCGACCTCGACGGCGCCTGGATCCTCGCTTCCGAGACCTGCGCGCTCGACATCATCGGCGCCCGCTTCGTGCGCGACATCAAGCCCGGCGAGATGGTGGTCATCACCTCCAAGGGCATCGAGAGTCTGTTCCCGTTCGAGCCGCAGAAGACCCGCTTCTGCATCTTCGAATATGTCTATTTCGCGCGGCCGGATTCTTCGGTCGAGGGCCGCAACGTCTACGAGGTGCGCAAGCGCATCGGCGCCGAGCTGGCGCAGGAAAACCCGGTCGAGGCCGACATCGTCGTGCCGGTGCCGGATTCCGGCACGCCGGCGGCGATCGGCTTTTCCCAGGCCGCCGGCATTCCCTTCGAGCTCGGCATCATCCGCAACCACTATGTCGGCCGCACCTTCATCCAGCCCGGCGATTCGATCCGCCACATGGGCGTCAAGCTCAAGCACAACGCCAACCGGCGCATGATCGAGGGCAAGCGCGTGGTGCTGGTCGACGATTCGATCGTGCGCGGCACCACCAGCCAGAAGATCGTGCAGATGGTGCGCGACGCCGGCGCCAGGGAGGTGCATATGCGCATCGCCTCGCCGCCGACCAGCGCGTCGTGCTTCTATGGCGTCGACACGCCGGAGAAGTCGAAGCTGCTCGCCTCGCGCATGTCGGTCGAAGAGATGGCCGAATTCATCCGTGTCGATTCGCTCGGCTTCCTGTCAATCGACGGGCTCTACCGCGCCGTCGGCGAGGCGCGCCGCGACAACGACCAGCCGCAATTCTGCGACGCCTGCTTCACCGGCCAATACCCGACCCGCCTGCTCGACTTCGAAGGCCACGACAATGTGCGCACACTGTCGCTGCTGGCGACGAGCGGCGCATAG
- a CDS encoding SDR family NAD(P)-dependent oxidoreductase, whose product MTLDLSGRLAVVTGASRGIGYFMAKELAAAGAHVIAVARTVGGLEELDDQIKAEHDRTGKGEATLVPLDLADMAGIDRLGGAIHERWGKLDILVANAAVLGVISPIGHVEAKTFEKVMTINVTSTWRLIRSVDPLLRLSDAGRAIIMSSNAAHSARAFWAPYAASKAAVETMMRSWAHETQSLPLRVNAADPGATRTAMRAQAVPGEDPETLPHPSEIARRILPLASPELKETGLIFQAKHDRFVAYRQPE is encoded by the coding sequence ATGACCCTCGACCTCTCCGGCCGCCTGGCGGTCGTCACCGGCGCCTCGCGCGGCATCGGCTACTTCATGGCCAAGGAATTGGCCGCCGCCGGCGCGCATGTGATCGCGGTGGCCCGCACCGTCGGCGGGCTCGAGGAGCTCGACGACCAGATCAAGGCCGAGCATGACAGGACCGGCAAGGGCGAGGCCACGCTGGTGCCGCTCGACCTTGCCGACATGGCCGGCATCGACCGGCTCGGCGGCGCCATCCACGAGCGCTGGGGCAAACTCGACATACTGGTGGCCAATGCCGCCGTGCTCGGTGTCATCTCGCCGATCGGCCATGTCGAGGCCAAGACCTTCGAAAAGGTGATGACGATCAACGTCACCTCGACCTGGCGGCTGATCCGCTCGGTCGATCCGCTGCTCCGCCTCTCCGATGCCGGCCGCGCCATCATCATGTCCTCCAACGCGGCGCATTCGGCGCGCGCCTTCTGGGCGCCCTACGCAGCTTCCAAGGCGGCGGTCGAGACGATGATGCGCTCCTGGGCGCACGAGACGCAGAGCCTGCCGCTGCGGGTCAACGCCGCCGACCCCGGCGCCACCCGCACCGCCATGCGCGCGCAGGCCGTCCCCGGCGAGGATCCGGAGACGCTGCCGCATCCGTCCGAGATCGCCAGGCGCATCCTGCCGCTGGCAAGTCCGGAGCTGAAGGAAACCGGACTGATCTTCCAGGCCAAGCACGACCGCTTCGTCGCCTACCGGCAACCGGAATAG
- a CDS encoding OsmC family protein produces the protein MDATALKAMQAPLKEAYREDASSALITLRARGSIDDQSIACKVETGRALAIAGLHPATGGTGLELCSGDMLLEALVACAGVTLKAVATALEFKLGAATVQAEGDLDFRGTLGVAREAPVGFRAIRLSFDLDTDEPQERIDSLLKLTERYCVVFQTISTKPELTVSVKR, from the coding sequence ATGGACGCCACCGCACTCAAGGCCATGCAGGCGCCTCTGAAGGAAGCCTATCGCGAGGACGCCTCGAGCGCTCTGATCACGCTTCGCGCCAGGGGCTCGATCGACGACCAGTCGATCGCTTGCAAGGTGGAGACGGGCAGGGCGCTGGCCATCGCCGGGCTGCACCCCGCGACCGGCGGGACCGGGCTCGAGCTCTGCTCGGGCGACATGCTGCTCGAGGCGCTGGTGGCCTGCGCCGGCGTGACGCTGAAGGCGGTGGCGACGGCTCTGGAGTTCAAGCTCGGCGCTGCCACGGTGCAGGCGGAGGGCGATCTCGATTTTCGCGGCACGCTGGGCGTTGCCAGGGAGGCGCCGGTCGGCTTCCGCGCCATCCGGCTCAGTTTCGACCTCGACACCGACGAGCCGCAGGAACGCATCGATTCGCTGCTCAAGCTCACCGAACGCTATTGCGTGGTGTTCCAGACCATCAGCACCAAGCCTGAGCTGACAGTCAGCGTGAAACGCTGA
- a CDS encoding peptidase S10, with translation MRFKLKLVPLLALAAFAQPVLAGTTEPPAPAGGVLSLLPQPQTTNHSITIAGRKLDYQAKAGTLSLLSGRGDVTAEIFYVAYTLPPPANAAKEPHRPITFVFNGGPGAASAYLHLGALGPRIIATGADGEFLPSPQKLIDNPDSWLDMSDLVFVDPVGTGYSREAPGQDTHDFWGVNQDASSIGAFIRLYLAQNGRTASPLFLAGESYGGFRAALLARTLQEDVGISPSGIVLISPALEFMLVQPDEFEPLHWALELPSLAAVRLRSEGVSGDALREKLAEVEHYAMGDYLTALAGGLEQGGRLASQRVSDITGLPLDLVQRNFARIPTSLFAREFARAKGKVLSPYDATIGTADIAPESARIAGPDPVLDRSVPALTSAFVGYISDELNFHTDISYRLLNGDVTHNWDYGTSRQGYAGVMDDLQRARSLNPALGVVIVNGYTDLVTPYLASRYLVNQVPPLADARPIRVDVVEGGHMMYFRPDGRRALKEAAAELYQATQ, from the coding sequence ATGCGGTTCAAGCTGAAACTCGTCCCCCTGCTGGCTCTTGCCGCCTTCGCCCAGCCGGTCCTTGCCGGGACCACCGAGCCGCCGGCGCCAGCGGGCGGCGTGCTGTCGCTCTTGCCGCAGCCGCAGACGACGAACCATTCGATCACCATCGCCGGACGCAAGCTCGACTATCAGGCCAAGGCCGGCACGCTGTCGCTGCTTTCCGGCAGGGGCGATGTCACGGCCGAGATTTTCTACGTCGCCTATACGCTGCCGCCGCCAGCGAATGCGGCGAAGGAACCCCACCGCCCGATCACCTTCGTCTTCAATGGCGGCCCCGGCGCGGCCTCCGCCTATCTGCATCTCGGCGCGCTCGGCCCGCGCATCATCGCCACCGGAGCCGACGGGGAATTCCTGCCCTCGCCGCAAAAACTGATCGACAATCCGGACAGCTGGCTCGACATGAGCGACCTCGTCTTCGTCGATCCAGTCGGCACCGGTTACAGCCGCGAGGCGCCCGGCCAGGACACGCACGATTTCTGGGGCGTCAATCAGGATGCCAGTTCGATCGGCGCCTTCATCCGGCTCTATCTGGCGCAGAACGGCCGCACTGCTTCGCCGCTCTTCCTCGCCGGCGAAAGCTATGGCGGCTTCCGCGCGGCTCTGCTGGCGAGGACGCTGCAGGAAGATGTCGGCATCAGCCCCAGCGGCATCGTGCTGATCTCGCCGGCGCTGGAATTCATGCTGGTGCAGCCAGACGAATTCGAGCCGCTGCACTGGGCGCTGGAACTGCCATCGCTGGCGGCGGTGCGCCTGCGCAGCGAAGGCGTCAGCGGCGATGCGTTGCGGGAAAAGCTCGCCGAGGTCGAACATTATGCCATGGGCGACTACCTGACCGCCTTGGCCGGCGGGCTGGAGCAAGGCGGACGGCTGGCGAGCCAGCGCGTGTCCGACATCACCGGCCTGCCGCTCGACCTCGTCCAGCGGAATTTCGCCCGCATCCCGACATCGCTGTTCGCAAGGGAATTCGCCCGCGCCAAAGGCAAGGTGCTGAGCCCCTATGACGCTACAATCGGCACCGCCGACATCGCGCCCGAGAGCGCCCGCATCGCCGGTCCCGATCCGGTGCTCGACCGCAGCGTGCCGGCGCTCACCTCGGCCTTTGTCGGCTATATCAGCGACGAGCTCAATTTCCACACCGATATCAGCTACCGCCTGCTCAACGGCGACGTCACCCACAATTGGGACTACGGCACCTCGCGGCAAGGTTATGCCGGCGTGATGGACGATCTGCAGCGGGCCCGTTCGCTGAACCCAGCCCTCGGCGTCGTCATCGTCAACGGCTACACCGACCTCGTCACGCCCTATCTCGCCTCACGCTACCTGGTGAACCAGGTCCCACCGCTCGCCGATGCCAGGCCCATCCGCGTCGATGTCGTGGAGGGCGGGCACATGATGTATTTCAGGCCGGACGGCAGGCGCGCGCTGAAGGAGGCGGCGGCGGAGCTCTACCAGGCAACGCAATAG
- a CDS encoding nuclear transport factor 2 family protein, whose translation MTDVIDRLVRAMNAHQLDAVTALIHENYRSVQPAHPGRAFVGRDQMRANWEAMFAGIPDFHATVTRSVQDGDTTWTEWHWSGTRRDGQPFEMRGVTLFEIVDGRIAAGRLYLEDVERQVVGIEDAVEALSGRRPPAAGTSS comes from the coding sequence ATGACTGATGTGATCGATCGACTGGTGAGGGCGATGAACGCGCACCAGCTCGACGCTGTCACCGCACTCATCCACGAGAACTACCGCAGCGTACAGCCGGCCCATCCGGGCAGAGCCTTTGTCGGGCGCGACCAGATGCGCGCCAACTGGGAGGCCATGTTCGCGGGCATCCCTGACTTCCACGCGACGGTCACGCGCTCGGTCCAGGACGGTGACACGACCTGGACGGAATGGCATTGGTCCGGCACTCGCCGCGACGGGCAGCCCTTCGAGATGCGCGGGGTCACGCTGTTCGAGATCGTCGACGGCCGGATTGCGGCCGGGCGACTGTATCTGGAGGACGTCGAGCGGCAGGTTGTCGGCATCGAAGACGCGGTCGAAGCCCTCTCCGGGCGCCGTCCGCCAGCTGCTGGCACCAGTTCGTGA
- a CDS encoding DMT family transporter, with amino-acid sequence MTDSLDMTDTLPDGAAKAAAQRTVGIALVSASAVVFGLTGVLTKSIHADPLTITCWRGFVGSILIALYVLWRRRRSGGRESLRLGWRGWLLAIEGAAASIAFIAAFKFTYVANVAVIYATSPFIAALFAFLLVREKVRLQTMLAAAVSLCGVGVMVWAGFGTGHLFGDGLALLMTTGSALYMIMVRAFRDTPVVWAGAVSAFLLFVFGWFVTDPLAVSARDALLLAAFGGSFALASILWTEGSRLIPAPESGLLGSAEVPFAILFAFLFLGEIPPVASIIGGAIVLCAVFAHAGRDWLAARRSAAN; translated from the coding sequence ATGACCGATTCCCTCGACATGACTGACACATTGCCCGATGGCGCGGCCAAGGCCGCCGCCCAACGCACCGTGGGCATCGCTCTAGTGTCGGCCTCCGCCGTCGTATTCGGCCTCACCGGCGTGCTGACAAAATCGATCCATGCCGATCCGCTGACCATCACCTGCTGGCGCGGTTTCGTCGGCTCGATTCTGATCGCGCTCTATGTGCTGTGGCGGCGCAGGCGCTCCGGCGGGCGCGAAAGCCTGCGGCTCGGCTGGCGCGGCTGGCTGCTGGCCATCGAGGGCGCCGCGGCCAGCATCGCCTTCATCGCGGCCTTCAAGTTCACCTATGTCGCCAATGTCGCGGTCATCTACGCGACCTCGCCCTTCATCGCCGCGTTATTCGCCTTCCTGCTGGTGCGCGAAAAGGTCCGGCTGCAGACGATGCTCGCCGCCGCGGTGTCGCTCTGCGGCGTCGGCGTCATGGTGTGGGCGGGCTTCGGCACCGGTCATCTTTTCGGTGATGGGCTGGCGCTGCTGATGACCACCGGCAGCGCACTCTACATGATCATGGTGCGCGCCTTCCGCGACACGCCGGTGGTGTGGGCGGGCGCGGTCTCGGCCTTCCTTCTGTTCGTTTTCGGCTGGTTCGTCACCGATCCGCTGGCGGTTTCTGCACGGGATGCGCTACTGCTTGCCGCCTTCGGCGGATCCTTCGCGCTGGCCTCGATTCTCTGGACGGAGGGTTCGCGGCTGATCCCGGCACCCGAATCCGGCCTGCTCGGCTCCGCCGAAGTGCCGTTCGCGATCCTGTTCGCCTTCCTGTTCCTGGGCGAGATCCCACCGGTAGCCAGTATCATCGGCGGCGCGATCGTGCTTTGCGCGGTGTTCGCCCATGCCGGGCGCGACTGGCTGGCGGCAAGGCGGTCCGCCGCCAACTGA
- a CDS encoding LysR substrate-binding domain-containing protein: MQVLDPDLLRTFLAFVDGGSLANAASVVGRSPSAVTAQMQRLEEIVGEPLLAPQGRGRGLTPAGEDLVGHARRILAVHTEAWLALKGARAGGRVAIGTTQDFADRGLPELLRSFAVSHPRVRIELRVGRSAELAQALQAGQLDLAITMRQAPASDEVAVIGEPMRWLCSQKGLAAREEELPLALLDPHCGFREAALAALDAAGRRYRIAAGSASLAGLRTAVDAGIALTLRTARFAHSGIVEAPRELGLPPVPTAEFAIRLRPEADRPARDLAALFGEGLAPSAIPG; encoded by the coding sequence ATGCAAGTGCTCGACCCAGACCTCCTCAGGACCTTCCTTGCTTTCGTCGATGGCGGTTCCCTGGCGAATGCGGCTTCCGTCGTCGGCCGCTCGCCGTCGGCGGTGACGGCGCAGATGCAGCGGCTGGAGGAGATCGTCGGCGAGCCGCTGCTTGCTCCCCAAGGCCGCGGGCGCGGCCTGACGCCCGCCGGCGAGGATCTGGTCGGCCATGCCCGACGCATCCTCGCCGTCCACACCGAGGCCTGGCTGGCGCTGAAGGGCGCGCGTGCCGGCGGCCGCGTTGCCATCGGCACGACGCAGGATTTTGCCGATCGTGGCCTGCCGGAGCTGCTGCGCTCCTTCGCCGTCAGCCATCCGCGCGTCAGGATCGAATTGCGCGTCGGCCGCTCGGCCGAGCTTGCACAGGCACTGCAGGCCGGCCAGCTCGATCTCGCGATCACCATGCGCCAGGCCCCGGCATCGGACGAGGTCGCGGTGATCGGCGAGCCGATGCGCTGGCTCTGCTCGCAAAAAGGGCTGGCTGCGCGCGAAGAGGAGTTACCTCTGGCACTGCTCGATCCGCATTGCGGTTTTCGCGAAGCAGCGCTTGCGGCGCTCGACGCGGCGGGCCGCCGCTATCGCATCGCCGCCGGCAGCGCCAGCCTCGCCGGCCTGCGCACGGCGGTCGATGCCGGCATCGCGCTGACCCTGCGCACGGCGCGCTTTGCCCATTCCGGCATTGTCGAAGCGCCGCGCGAGCTTGGCTTGCCGCCGGTTCCGACGGCCGAGTTCGCCATCCGGCTGCGGCCGGAGGCCGACCGGCCGGCGCGGGACCTGGCCGCGCTGTTCGGCGAGGGGCTCGCACCCTCGGCAATCCCGGGCTGA
- a CDS encoding 4-oxalocrotonate tautomerase family protein, with translation MPIINVSVTGKPDAALSATIAKEVTEITAKQLRKDPTITAVAISYIDPQHWFAGGKSLAEHDSNTFWLDIKVVDGTNTKLELEAYLQAIFAAFGRLLGGVHEESYAFVHEVPAAAYGYGGKTQEFRFISGRLKAA, from the coding sequence ATGCCGATCATCAATGTCAGCGTCACCGGCAAGCCCGACGCCGCTTTGTCCGCCACTATCGCCAAGGAGGTGACCGAGATCACCGCCAAGCAGCTGCGCAAGGACCCGACCATCACCGCGGTCGCCATCAGCTATATCGATCCGCAGCACTGGTTCGCCGGCGGCAAGTCGCTGGCCGAGCATGATTCCAATACTTTCTGGCTCGACATCAAGGTGGTCGACGGCACCAACACCAAGCTCGAGCTCGAAGCCTATCTCCAGGCGATCTTCGCCGCCTTCGGCCGCCTGCTGGGCGGCGTGCATGAGGAGAGCTACGCCTTCGTGCACGAGGTTCCGGCCGCCGCCTATGGCTACGGCGGCAAGACGCAGGAGTTCCGTTTCATCAGCGGCAGGCTGAAGGCGGCGTAG
- a CDS encoding AMP-binding protein: MILTLALLAGLVAAWLLIGILETMRLGLRFTQALLYVPFKLAYRIADERIRVARNAKAPVIYVISHQSRFEPALMLSLLPDDTLHILDDASARSPWLEPWRELGRTIAFNAEHVFVSRRLVRVLKGKGRLAVYLPDAVEPDVKSFRLFRAITRIAMQADASIVPIFIAGARDLPVSLTPADRAPRHWFPRLAISVLEPMTIAELVARNPDQASNTNALFDRFAEARLFGTNLDRGLFLAMRDAATRVGASHPIIEDVISGALSYRKMFIGARVLGRRFEAVSAPGEAVGLLLPNANGVVLSFVGLISAGRVAAMINYTAGSASVTAAVRTAVIRTVVSSRAFIEKAGLADIAEAVEAGGAKMLWLEDVRQSVTMLDKLAAALLWRFPLRPQDAAKPAVILFTSGSEGTPKAVVLSHKSLLANAMQAEARITISPADTLLNVLPVFHSFGLTGGTILPLVTGVKLFLYPSPLHYKIIPEIARKVGPTIMFGTDTFLANYARTAKDGDFSSLRFVVAGAEAVKPETRRVYRERFDASIIEGFGLTEAAPVVAVNTAIHGRDGTVGRLLPAIRMKLEAVEGIDDAGRLWLDGPNMMMGYMTADRPGELQPLNGWHDTGDIVSVDRDGFITIRGRAKRFAKIAGEMVSLGAVEMLVQSLWPEERHAAVAVPDKRRGERIVLVTTADDASPEELRAFGKKAGAAELMVPNDIIKVEEIPVLGSGKTDYVSTRRLAIDRLGLSAAA, from the coding sequence ATGATCCTGACCCTGGCGCTGCTTGCAGGCCTCGTCGCGGCGTGGTTGCTGATCGGCATACTCGAAACGATGCGGCTTGGCCTGCGCTTCACGCAGGCGCTGCTCTATGTGCCGTTCAAGCTCGCCTACCGGATCGCCGACGAGCGCATCCGCGTCGCCCGCAATGCCAAGGCGCCGGTCATCTATGTGATCTCGCATCAGTCGCGCTTCGAGCCGGCGCTGATGCTATCGCTGCTGCCGGACGACACGCTGCACATCCTCGACGATGCGTCGGCGCGCTCGCCCTGGCTGGAGCCATGGCGCGAGCTTGGCCGCACCATCGCCTTCAATGCCGAGCATGTCTTCGTCAGTCGCCGGCTGGTCAGGGTGCTGAAGGGCAAGGGCCGGCTTGCCGTCTATCTGCCCGATGCGGTCGAGCCTGACGTCAAATCCTTTCGCCTGTTCCGCGCCATCACCCGCATTGCCATGCAGGCCGACGCCAGCATCGTACCGATCTTCATCGCCGGCGCGCGCGACCTGCCGGTGTCGCTGACCCCGGCGGACCGGGCGCCGCGCCACTGGTTCCCGCGCCTCGCGATAAGCGTGCTGGAGCCTATGACGATCGCCGAGCTGGTGGCGCGCAACCCTGACCAGGCCTCTAACACCAACGCGCTGTTCGACCGCTTCGCGGAAGCCAGGCTCTTCGGCACCAATCTCGACCGCGGCCTGTTCCTCGCCATGCGCGACGCGGCAACCAGAGTCGGCGCCTCGCACCCGATCATCGAGGACGTCATCTCGGGCGCGCTCAGCTATCGCAAGATGTTCATCGGCGCGCGCGTGCTCGGCCGCCGCTTCGAGGCGGTGTCGGCGCCTGGCGAAGCGGTCGGGCTGCTGCTGCCCAACGCCAACGGCGTGGTGCTGTCCTTCGTCGGCCTCATCTCGGCCGGCCGGGTGGCGGCGATGATCAACTACACCGCCGGGTCGGCAAGCGTCACCGCCGCTGTGCGCACCGCCGTCATCCGAACCGTCGTCTCCTCCCGCGCCTTCATCGAGAAGGCCGGGCTCGCCGACATCGCCGAGGCGGTCGAGGCGGGGGGCGCCAAAATGCTCTGGCTGGAGGATGTGCGCCAGAGCGTGACGATGCTGGACAAGCTCGCGGCCGCGCTGCTGTGGCGTTTTCCGCTGCGGCCACAGGATGCGGCAAAGCCAGCGGTGATCCTGTTCACCTCGGGCTCGGAAGGCACGCCCAAGGCGGTGGTGCTGTCGCACAAGAGCCTGCTCGCCAACGCCATGCAGGCGGAGGCGCGCATTACCATCTCGCCCGCCGACACCCTGCTCAACGTGCTGCCGGTGTTCCACTCCTTCGGACTGACCGGCGGCACCATCCTGCCGCTGGTCACCGGCGTGAAACTGTTCCTCTACCCCTCGCCGCTTCACTACAAGATCATCCCCGAGATCGCGCGCAAGGTCGGGCCGACGATCATGTTCGGCACCGACACTTTCCTCGCCAATTATGCGCGCACCGCCAAGGACGGCGACTTCTCCAGCCTGCGCTTCGTCGTCGCCGGCGCCGAGGCGGTCAAGCCGGAGACGCGCCGCGTCTATCGCGAGCGCTTCGACGCATCAATCATCGAGGGTTTTGGGCTGACCGAGGCCGCCCCGGTCGTCGCCGTCAACACCGCCATCCATGGCCGCGACGGCACGGTCGGACGGCTGTTGCCAGCCATCCGCATGAAGCTCGAAGCCGTCGAGGGCATTGACGATGCCGGCCGGCTGTGGCTCGACGGGCCGAACATGATGATGGGCTACATGACCGCCGACCGGCCTGGCGAGTTGCAGCCGCTCAATGGCTGGCACGATACCGGCGACATTGTCTCGGTCGACCGCGACGGCTTCATCACCATTCGCGGCCGCGCCAAGCGCTTCGCCAAGATCGCTGGAGAGATGGTGTCGCTGGGCGCGGTCGAGATGCTGGTGCAGTCGCTGTGGCCGGAAGAACGCCACGCCGCCGTCGCGGTGCCGGACAAAAGACGCGGCGAGCGCATCGTGCTGGTGACCACGGCCGACGATGCCAGTCCGGAGGAACTACGCGCCTTCGGCAAGAAGGCGGGCGCGGCCGAACTGATGGTGCCCAATGACATCATCAAGGTGGAGGAGATCCCGGTGCTGGGTTCGGGCAAGACCGACTACGTCTCGACCCGCAGGCTGGCGATCGACCGACTGGGGCTGAGCGCCGCGGCCTAG
- a CDS encoding phosphatidylcholine/phosphatidylserine synthase: MGAPFKKFEAHASGGPRIREIPMRMVLPNLVTVLAICAGLSGIRFGFQGRFEPAVVMVLLAAFLDGIDGRLARMLKATSKFGAQMDSLADIVNFGVAPALVLYAFLLDRAGSFGWIAALLFTIACGLRLARFNVLDDEKADRPLWQSEYFVGVPAPAGAVLVMLPLYLYFLRLGLEPTRLAAFVATGFTVLVAFLLVSRLPVYSGKSIKVPGDKVLPVILAVVLYVLLLMTYPWYTLTASVAGYLVFLPLSVRAYSKRAMREGEKVPPSDIG; encoded by the coding sequence GTGGGCGCGCCCTTCAAGAAATTCGAGGCGCACGCCAGCGGCGGCCCGCGCATCCGCGAGATCCCGATGCGCATGGTGCTGCCCAATCTCGTCACTGTGCTTGCCATCTGCGCCGGCCTCTCCGGCATCCGCTTCGGCTTCCAGGGCCGCTTCGAGCCGGCGGTGGTGATGGTGCTGCTCGCCGCCTTCCTCGACGGCATAGACGGCCGCCTGGCGCGCATGCTGAAGGCGACATCGAAATTCGGCGCGCAGATGGATTCGCTGGCCGATATCGTCAATTTCGGCGTCGCGCCGGCGCTGGTGCTCTATGCCTTCCTGCTCGACCGCGCCGGCTCGTTCGGCTGGATCGCGGCGCTGCTGTTCACCATCGCCTGCGGCTTGCGGCTCGCCCGCTTCAATGTGCTTGACGACGAGAAGGCCGACCGGCCGCTGTGGCAAAGCGAATATTTCGTCGGCGTGCCGGCGCCGGCGGGCGCGGTGCTGGTGATGCTGCCGCTCTATCTCTATTTCCTGCGGCTGGGACTTGAGCCGACCCGTCTCGCCGCCTTTGTCGCCACCGGCTTCACCGTGCTCGTCGCCTTCCTGCTGGTCAGCCGGCTGCCGGTCTATTCGGGCAAAAGCATCAAGGTGCCGGGCGACAAGGTGTTGCCGGTGATCCTCGCCGTGGTGCTCTACGTCCTGCTTTTGATGACCTACCCCTGGTACACGCTGACCGCTTCGGTCGCCGGCTATCTGGTCTTCCTGCCGCTTTCCGTGCGCGCCTATTCGAAACGCGCCATGCGCGAAGGCGAGAAGGTGCCGCCTTCGGATATCGGTTAA
- a CDS encoding phosphatidylserine decarboxylase, producing MSIVDTIKNTLVPIHREGYPFIAAFGAGTLFLGYFSSILFWIGLILTAWCVYFFRDPERVTPVDDRLVVSPADGIISAVGPAVPPRELGLGSGEMTRISVFMNVFSCHVNRAPVRGRITKIEHRPGKFLNAELDKASSENERNGLVIDSPNGTVAAVQIAGLVARRIVCWAEAGGSIAIGERFGLIRFGSRVDVFLPLNAVPRVAVGQTAVGGETVLAEFGGAAATPLVRIS from the coding sequence ATGAGCATCGTCGACACGATCAAGAATACGCTCGTTCCGATCCATCGCGAGGGCTATCCGTTCATCGCCGCTTTTGGCGCAGGCACGCTCTTCCTCGGCTATTTCTCCTCGATCCTGTTTTGGATCGGGCTGATCCTGACCGCCTGGTGCGTCTATTTCTTCCGTGATCCCGAGCGCGTCACGCCGGTCGACGACCGGCTGGTGGTGAGCCCGGCCGATGGCATCATCTCGGCGGTCGGGCCGGCCGTGCCGCCGCGCGAGCTTGGCCTCGGCTCTGGCGAGATGACCCGCATTTCCGTGTTCATGAACGTCTTTTCCTGCCATGTGAACCGCGCTCCGGTGCGCGGCCGCATCACGAAGATCGAGCATCGGCCCGGAAAATTCCTCAACGCCGAGCTCGACAAGGCAAGCTCGGAGAACGAGCGCAACGGGCTGGTCATCGACAGCCCCAACGGCACCGTCGCCGCCGTGCAGATCGCCGGCCTGGTGGCGCGGCGCATTGTCTGCTGGGCCGAAGCCGGCGGCTCGATCGCGATCGGCGAGCGTTTCGGGCTGATCCGCTTCGGCTCGCGTGTCGATGTCTTCCTGCCGCTGAATGCCGTGCCGCGCGTCGCCGTCGGCCAGACGGCGGTCGGCGGCGAGACCGTACTTGCCGAATTCGGCGGCGCGGCGGCGACGCCGCTGGTCAGGATTTCCTGA